One genomic segment of Coffea arabica cultivar ET-39 chromosome 6e, Coffea Arabica ET-39 HiFi, whole genome shotgun sequence includes these proteins:
- the LOC113694666 gene encoding glycerophosphocholine acyltransferase 1-like — translation MYSNGESSSAEDSNGESNGGLIRKRLRDRSEKVAKTKEILSKQAVQTKQILSKHADKIAKRAEEHERFINKVTYLLSVLGFGTFCFLLGARPQDVPYAYCLLYVIFVPLRWIYYRYKKWHYYLLDFCYYANTLFLVMLLCFPRNEKFFMICFSFAEGPLAWALIVWRCSLVFNSFDKIVSVFIHLLPGLVFFTIRWWDPVFFEAMHPEGTPRRPSWPYVESKYNLWTWLFLVPLVAYCLWQALYFLIVDVLRRQRLLQDPEVMTSYRELSKKAQKANNIWWRLSGILGDQNRLLMYIVLQGIFTVATMALTVPIFLSYKLSVFFQILKLSATVWNGGNFLLEVMPRQYVLKEKKKSEGKREQTIEDQSIAPENSMSSYGKCVPQTMQTEQDQPIVLETLMGTSNSAEMQESS, via the exons atgtaTAGCAACGGAGAATCTTCTTCTGCGGAGGACTCCAATGGCGAATCAAATGGAGGGTTGATTCGAAAAAGGCTCAGAGATCGATCAGAG AAAGTGGCTAAAACGAAAGAGATATTGTCGAAGCAAGCAGTTCAAACCAAGCAGATCTTGTCTAAACATGCAGATAAGATTGCCAAACGGGCTGAAGAACACGAAAGATTCATCAACAAG GTGACTTATTTGTTGAGTGTTCTTGGGTTTGGAACATTCTGCTTTCTGTTGGGTGCCA GGCCTCAAGATGTCCCTTATGCATATTGTTTGCTCTATGTCATATTTGTTCCTCTACGGTGGATTTATTATCGATACAAGAAATGGCATTATTATCTCTTG GACTTCTGCTACTACGCCAACACACTATTCTTGGTCATGCTTCTTTGTTTTCCTAGAAATGAGAAGTTTTTCATGATTTGCTTCTCTTTTGCAGAG GGTCCACTAGCTTGGGCACTGATTGTGTGGAGATGCAGCTTAGTCTTTAATTCTTTCGACAAAATTGTAAGCGTCTTCATACATCTTTTGCCTG GGTTGGTTTTCTTCACAATTCGATGGTGGGATCCTGTGTTTTTTGAAGCCATGCACCCTGAGGGGACTCCTCGCCGACCTTCATGGCCTTATGTAGAAAGCAAGTATAACCTCTGGACGTGGCTATTTCTTGTTCCATTAGTTGCTTACTGTCTCTGGCAGGCTCTTTATTTTCTCATTGTAGATGTCCTCCGTAGGCAGAGACTTTTACAGGACCCTGAAGTTATGACCTCTTACAG AGAGCTCTCCAAAAAAGCACAGAAAGCTAACAACATATGGTGGCGTTTAAGTGGTATTCTTGGAGATCAGAACCGGTTGCTTATGTATATTGTCCTCCAAGGAATATTTACAGTGGCAACAATGGCACTTACAGTACCCATATTTTTGTCCTACAAATTGTCTGTCTTTTTCCAAATCCTTAAACTCTCTGCAACTGTATGGAATGGAGGGAACTTTTTACTTGAAGTAATGCCAAGACAGTACGTACttaaagagaagaagaaatcaGAGGGCAAACGGGAGCAGACTATCGAAGACCAGTCAATTGCCCCGGAGAATTCGATGAGCTCATATGGTAAATGTGTTCCTCAAACCATGCAGACTGAACAAGACCAGCCCATTGTACTTGAAACCTTGATGGGAACAAGTAATTCGGCTGAGATGCAAGAGTCCTCTTAG